AAAAATTACCCCCACATATATTGAGATCTCATGAAAGTGTGGCCTCTAAATTCAAAAATTTTAGAAAATCCAGATTCTGAAAATGCAGATCAGAAAAAAACAGGCTTTAAGAAGTTTCAGGTTCCGCAAAAAGGTGAAGCCGGTTCTTTCTGGGAAAACAGGGGAGATAGATACCATTGCGGAGTTGACCTTTATGCCCCTGAAAAAACCGAGGTCGTCTCGATTGAAAGAGGAGTTGTCACAGAGATAGGGATAATGACCTCGCCTGAAATCCTGCCCTACTGGAATCCGACTTATTATGTAATTATTGAACATAGCAGGGAACTGTTCTGCAAATATGGTGAGCTTGCAGGCTTTACCGTGAAAAAAGGAGACGAAATCGAACCTGGGCAATTGATAGGGCATGTGGGCATGGTGCTGAACCCCAGCAAAATCGATGATTTCTGCCCGCTTTATATCCGGAAGTTAAAAGACAGGAATCCGAGCATGCTTCATTTTGAGTTCTGGAAAAAGCAGCCCATTGTTGCGCACAGGAATTATCTTGGGGGAAACTGGTTTGGCGAAGAAAAGCCGGAAAACTTGATTGATCCTACAGGCTACCTTGAACAACTACTATCGTGACATCCACAAATTAGACCTGACAATCTCACCTGTGCACTTATATAAAAGGAAGCTAATTTTTCTTCACACAAGGGTGCAGGAAAAAGCCTTAGCTTGCTGCCGTCTTACTATCTGGCTGGTGTTCTATGGAAAATCCAAATTTTGAGATCTCTGCAATCAATGAAAAAATAAATCGCCTTGAGAAAACTCAGGTAATCAAAAATTATTATCTGGTTCTGGGAGGGGGAAAAATCGGCACGGATTTCCTTCATTATGCCCGGAAAAACAAGTTCCCCTTCGTTCTCGTTATCGATAAGGACGAAAATGCTCCTGCTTCAGATGAGGCAGACATCAAAACTGAAGCCGAGGTGGTAAATCTCCTGAAAAATAAGGCTTCTGAACCTTCACCGAATAAAGTGCTTAAATCTCCCAGAGTAGCAGGGGCAGTCAAAAGGGAAGATGAAGGAGAGAACGAAAAAGAAGATGGGAAACCTGAGATCTACTTTTGCAAAATGGATCTTAAGCACATCCCTTTTCTTTTAAGCTATGGTATTCCTGAATATATTATTCCTGCTGTTCCCTGTCATGCGGTTGCATATATGCTTTCCGAGCTTCTAAAATTCCCTCTTGAACCTGCAAAGAACGAAAGCCTGGAAAAAATAGAAGATAAAAGCCAGAAAGGAAGCAGCCCTGTAACCGAGCTTATTATCGGACCTGAAAACAAAAGGCTCATGACATTTTTCGAAAAGCTTGCAGCTTCCTTTCCTGCTGATGTAATCGCAGGGCGTTACCCTGAACATGGAATGCTCTTTTTCTCTTATGCCAGGGAAGGAGAAATCTGTCCTGACGGCTGTCCGGGTCCTAGAGACCGCTGCCCCACATTCGGGAGGATAAAACCTGAGACCATTACGGAATATGCAGGGAAACTTCGCCAGAGCCTGCCAGGCTGGGTCTTTGAGAGCCACCAGATGAAGCCAGGTACAGGAGGGCTTAAAGGAAAGGAATTCAAGCAGAATCTACTGGAGATCTTTGAGTTTGTAAGAGCATTTAAAGAAAATAAGAGTGGAGAAAGGCTCGAGAATCCAGAAGATAGGGCATTTTTCATTGCCACTACCTGCACATGCCATGGAGTATTGAACCTGTTTTATGTGCTCTGAGAGTTTATTTTAAATAGCCTGATTGTATATTTTGTTAAACAACTGGACTATATAATCTCAATTATGTAGAAGCGCAGCTGGCAGGTGTAAAGCTATACTTGCAGTGATTGAATTCTTAGCGCCGCCAGCTTCGTTCTATTTTTTCGTACAAGCCAAGTAAATTATTTCGTGTGATTTTGTAATAGGGATGGTCTGGACCGTATTTTTTTTCGATTATATCGAGGGATTTTTCATACAGGTTGATTGCAGTTTCGTATTCGCCCATGCTTTCATGCAAGCCTGCAAGGTTGTTAAGAGTTGTGCCAATATCGGGATGGGTAGGACCTAGAGTTTTTTCATAAATCTGAAGGGCACGAGTATAAAGAGGAAGGGCTTTTTTGTGTTGACCAAGAATCCTATAAAGTTCGCCCAGGTTGTTTAAAGTCTTCGCAACGTCAGGGCTGTCAGGACCCAGGATGCGCTCCCGGATTTCGAGAGCTTGCGTGTATAACTCCAGCGCTTTTTCGTAGCGGCCTTTCTGGATATAGACGCCTGCGAGGTTGTTAAGGGTCGTAGCAAAGCCCGTATGTTCAGTTTTTCCGAAATTTTCCATGATTTCCAGGGATCTTGTATAAAGGATCATGGCTTTTTCATACCTTGTGGTCTGGAAATAGAGCAGGGCAAGATTGTTCAGAGTCTGGGCAACCTGCGGATGCTCAGCACCATATACCTTTTCCTGAAGCTTTAATGCCTGCCCGTAAGTATCCTCAGCTTCATCAAGTTTGCCCATCTCCGCGAGCAAAACGCCCAGGTTATTCAAGGTTCCGGCTTTATACCTCATAACCACATGGTTTTCAGGCTCCTGCTCAAGAAGTTTTTCGAGAAGTTTGAGAGCCTTCCTGAAGTGCTCTTCAGCTTTCTCAGGCTTTTCCATTCCCTTATAAAAAAAAGCCATCCTGTTCAGGGTTCTAACAGCGCCTAGGTTCTGCAGGCTGAGGAATTTCTCCTGAATCTTCAGAGCGCGGGTGTAGTATGAGGCGGCGTCTTCATACCTCTCCATCAGATAGTAGAGAGTACCAAGCTCACTTAGTGTATCCCCAGTTTCAGGTCTGGGTTGATTGGCAAGGTTTTCGCGGATTCTCAAAGCCATTAAAAAAAACTCTAGGGCTTTTTCGTAATTCTCTATATAACGGTAGATTCCTGCAAGCCCATTCAGTACAGATGCAGCCTCCGGACTTTCAGCCCCAATCTCCTTTTCCACAATGCCAAGCAGTTCTTCATAAAGGGGAAGGAGTATTTTCCAGTATCCGGATCTGTAGAAAGGCTCGGCTTTAACTATGAACCAGCTTACCAGTTCTTCCGGTTCAAAAGCCTCCTTTGCATGTATAAATGCTTCCTTTAAGGCGATTTCATCTTCAGGGGTGATAAGCTCTGGATCCAGATCTTTCAGCCTGCTTTCGTACCTTTCAAGCAGATCTCGGTGTTTTTTCGTTTTCTTTTCAATTCCCAACTCTTCTCTCGGGTTTTTATTTGAAATGTCAATAGAGCTGTTTTCTCCAGAATTTCTTCTTTTTCCTGAAACTACTTCTTTTCCTGAGATTTCCTCTTTTTCTGAATCTTTGCTGAAATTAGTCATGGTTTACCCCTCCTGAATAAAAAATAAGATAATAAAAGTCTTTATTTTAAGATATACTATATTTCACTCTAAATCACAGAATGCTTCTATATAAAATAAGTTTGTCCAACAATATATATTGTCAAAATCACTAAATTATATAGGATCTAGGCGGTTGAAACACTTTGCAACTCAGATTAAAACACTTCTTTCAATATAATCAAAAATCTTTGAGTTGAATGATTTCTCACTTTTTGCTTTATTGAGTATACTAAAACCTTCACCTCACTATATTCATATATCAGCTTGTGCCATAGCCACAGTATATGGCGAGCTACAAAGCCCTTGTAAAAGATGTTATCAGAAAAGCTGATGTCCTTCTTGAAATAATAGACGCCAGGTTTCCTGACGAGACCCGGAACAGCGAAGTAGAACGCGATATTATTCGCTTAAACAAACCTCTCATAATAGTAATCAACAAATCTGATCTCGTATCAAAGGAAAAACTTGAGAAGACAAAAGCCCGCCTTTCAAAAATTGCACCTGTAGTTTTTGTCTCCAGCAAGGAAAGGTCAGGAACAACAATGCTCAGGCACCAGATCCTCGCATCTGCCGCTATAAAAGCGGGTATAAAAGGGCGAGATATTCTGGTTGGCACTATCGGCTATCCCAATGTCGGCAAATCCTCCGTAATCAACAGCGTTACAGGCAGGCACAGGGCAAGTACATCTCCTATATCGGGACACACAAAAGGCGTTCAGCACGTATATGCAGGCTCACGCATTATGTTTATAGATACGCCTGGAGTTATCCCCTTTGATGAGAAAGATGAATATCTTCAGGGGCTGCTAGGAATAAAGGATGCAACCCACCTCAAGGACAAGATAGGAGTCGCCTTGAAAATAATCGAAAAAATGCTTGCCGAAAATAAAGCAGCCCTTGAATCATTCTATAACGTTACAATCGAAGACGAAAGTTCTTACGATGTGCTTGAGATGATAGGCAGACAGTGTAATTTCCTGCAGAAAAAAGAGGAGGTGGATGAGACAAGAACCGCTACCAGAATAATCAATGACTGGCAAAACGGGCTGCTTCTTATATAAAAACTCACATGATGTTGTTCCGTAAATCTTCGGTACAGATGCACACATTTACAGATATGTGCATCTAGTGAATCGTGACAGATAAGATGTGAGAAGGATAGGTTTCACCTCATTTCCATGAAGCGGTTTATGATTTTTTCAGGCAGCTCATCCCGGTTCTCCTCATCAACCGTGAATACCTCGAATTCTTTCCTCATCCTTTGAGCCAATTGGTGGCTGCTTGACCGATGCAGCACTGCAAGAACAGGTTTATTGGATTCCAGGACTGCTTCAACTGCCGAAACAAAAGCCTCGGATTTGAGCTCCATTGGCCCAACCTCATCGATAACTATCAGGTCACAATCCAGGGCATTCCTTAGAGCATTTGCCCCAATCCTTTCAAGATCTTTCAGGTTGACGTGATATTTTCCAACTCTAGGACCCTTTCCTCTGATAGAAGCCAGGAGTCCTGTTTTTCCGGTAGCAAGGTCTTTTATTGAGAATCCTTCCCTCTCCCCTTCATTCCGAATTTCGGCAGTCTGGATGCCGCCTATTTTTAAGCCCGACTGGTCGGCAAGTTTTTCAGCAACTTTTGCCACAACTGTTGATTTTCCAATACCTGGACTGCCGGTTACCGCGATTCTTAGCACGGTATTTAAGCCCGACTGGTCGGCAAGTTTTTCAGCAACTTTTGCCACAACTGTTGATTTTCCAATACCTGGACTGCCGGTTACCGCGATTCTTAGCACGGTATTTTCGCCCCCATTATATTCCCATTTCCCAGAATTATCTCATTTCCCTGAAAAATAGATCTTGATTTTATTTAAATCGGCAAGCAATGAAGCTTTACGTTGACTATAAAATGATTGCAGAACATACTGGAGTATACATCAGAAGTATCTATTGGGTTAACTTTAGCAAATATATACGAGGTTGAAAATTGTGACTACAGACCAGGAAATTCTTACCAGACTGCAGGAGATCGAGAAGAGAATAGAAAGAATGGAAGCTTCACTCGAAAGCATTAACAATATCCTGAAGAAAGTGGAGCAAAATACCTATTTTGGGTGTTATATGCCAGAGGGGAAACTGGAATAAAAATAGATAAACGGGAAATATATTTCCAGATTTCCCATACCTTACTTTTTTCGACGCTCCGCTTATTAATCGTTTGATGTTATTCCGAGGCAGCAAAAGAGGTGTCTCAAGGTCGCTTTTGTCCCGCGCTGAGGCGCAGATGGGACTAACCAGCTTTATGAATGAAAATCTAATCTGCTCTGTTTTGGGGAACTCAAGGATAAATCTTGAGAATTTAGTTGCAAAAGACGTTCTCTCAGATTCCTATTTAAATTAATTTTCTGGACTCTAAGTATTATTTACTCCATGTTTTCTTAAAAGGACTTCTTTTTTATATTAATATTCCAATGAGCAAATAAAAACAAAAGTATAAATTTGATAGTTTCTAATTTTTATTACTGAGAAGGTGTTTTTTGTGGACTATTACTCCCTCGACCTGCAAATCTCAAAGGGACCTGAAGGTT
The Methanosarcina thermophila TM-1 genome window above contains:
- a CDS encoding GTPase, encoding MASYKALVKDVIRKADVLLEIIDARFPDETRNSEVERDIIRLNKPLIIVINKSDLVSKEKLEKTKARLSKIAPVVFVSSKERSGTTMLRHQILASAAIKAGIKGRDILVGTIGYPNVGKSSVINSVTGRHRASTSPISGHTKGVQHVYAGSRIMFIDTPGVIPFDEKDEYLQGLLGIKDATHLKDKIGVALKIIEKMLAENKAALESFYNVTIEDESSYDVLEMIGRQCNFLQKKEEVDETRTATRIINDWQNGLLLI
- a CDS encoding NTPase; the protein is MLRIAVTGSPGIGKSTVVAKVAEKLADQSGLNTVLRIAVTGSPGIGKSTVVAKVAEKLADQSGLKIGGIQTAEIRNEGEREGFSIKDLATGKTGLLASIRGKGPRVGKYHVNLKDLERIGANALRNALDCDLIVIDEVGPMELKSEAFVSAVEAVLESNKPVLAVLHRSSSHQLAQRMRKEFEVFTVDEENRDELPEKIINRFMEMR
- a CDS encoding M23 family metallopeptidase; its protein translation is MKVWPLNSKILENPDSENADQKKTGFKKFQVPQKGEAGSFWENRGDRYHCGVDLYAPEKTEVVSIERGVVTEIGIMTSPEILPYWNPTYYVIIEHSRELFCKYGELAGFTVKKGDEIEPGQLIGHVGMVLNPSKIDDFCPLYIRKLKDRNPSMLHFEFWKKQPIVAHRNYLGGNWFGEEKPENLIDPTGYLEQLLS
- a CDS encoding tetratricopeptide repeat protein encodes the protein MTNFSKDSEKEEISGKEVVSGKRRNSGENSSIDISNKNPREELGIEKKTKKHRDLLERYESRLKDLDPELITPEDEIALKEAFIHAKEAFEPEELVSWFIVKAEPFYRSGYWKILLPLYEELLGIVEKEIGAESPEAASVLNGLAGIYRYIENYEKALEFFLMALRIRENLANQPRPETGDTLSELGTLYYLMERYEDAASYYTRALKIQEKFLSLQNLGAVRTLNRMAFFYKGMEKPEKAEEHFRKALKLLEKLLEQEPENHVVMRYKAGTLNNLGVLLAEMGKLDEAEDTYGQALKLQEKVYGAEHPQVAQTLNNLALLYFQTTRYEKAMILYTRSLEIMENFGKTEHTGFATTLNNLAGVYIQKGRYEKALELYTQALEIRERILGPDSPDVAKTLNNLGELYRILGQHKKALPLYTRALQIYEKTLGPTHPDIGTTLNNLAGLHESMGEYETAINLYEKSLDIIEKKYGPDHPYYKITRNNLLGLYEKIERSWRR